A single window of Syngnathus acus chromosome 23, fSynAcu1.2, whole genome shotgun sequence DNA harbors:
- the uhrf1bp1l gene encoding UHRF1-binding protein 1-like isoform X2, which yields MAGLIKKQILKHLSRFAKNLSPDKINLSTLKGEGQLTNLELDEEVLQSLLDLPTWLAINRVCCNKAAIRIPWTKLKTHPISLTLDKVEMEMSTCDEPRPPNGPSPIATASGQSEYGFAEKVVEGMSLSINSIVIRIGAKAFNASFELSQLQVYSVDNSWSLSDLRSTRIQDPQRGELLSFKEISWQMIRIEADAIQSAEHDMLSAPIRLITNQSKIRVTLKRRMKDCNVVASKLVLILDDLLWVLTDSQLKAMVQYAKSLSEAMEKSAQQRKSLATEDQASSGLPSAQQARPAQTLAAADQSATMAKLFSDHDVCETSHHLQIKHLDLHICDDIHGPDKVIKKRMTGGAMQLSFSSITLDYYPFHKAGDSCMHWMHYSEATKTREDWARCLLDEFKSNVEMLKSAVRGQQGAAPAHGSPGKINTSSTSSISAPPQSPKTQLMSSSVVLRMADFSIYQVSTADQRRSSPKTMISCNKKSLYLPPEMAAIHVEFTEYYFPDGKDYPIPCPNLYAQLNALQLVLDARSLVWLNLFALDLRQSLEQFMEIYKLNDSQKPDEHVDVKVDGLMLKLVIPADRDPSCPPDLPRSVSVQTSEMVATNTRHPANCTRAHLEALLQAFQGEEFFSPSYVSFPRSSSSLPLLHPVFRYHAHEQDTRLHDIYRGLVVPSMTADALKMPAAADFWAMHFAQFWVDYEGKGRPQPFVDSFPLTVWACQPAKLLAHQEKLRGMSRSASADSAGRMQRKRLLKEFYSADGAPPPAHSPSNGLHKPQSLDSLPSSPLASSGKDADVHLLVQVHKHLSAQVSHQQYVFLMRLQRSIKALQQTLQQDLEDMGCLRKAPPQRPADHRPFTACLGLLLKSAEVSLLLKPVAQTEGSGTPLGSELSPSASGGTLEPAGDAEAKGTSTADEMLCGDVPEAKTSRGPDPLIPTTVSASNHQSPHEERTSSAKSAGSRSSGEGEEMVAEVFASEDESKLQAGEPLCEDKAAAAKMTQSTSRKGSLSVVSDLLSSSSTSRSSSLYSMSNIGRLMRDRSQSTFSVTYKNMKKSPSLQSLDNISIDSYLLEDGDTNSLMERDDMSISGFKAAADSGAEVAAPAPVPEQEGGVSPDTVSAASQSIDEPSKDIVSVVVLKVHSVCVAMEAVGESTAVALEVDKVTPVQLGNVSLRQYLSSRSLGPAKVPTPSKGAPHRPEVRARLESGPCAAARSPLAERNGFLELRLSGYRAGLLMSTLRNLAHFLEDDTAPQVLPMEISVRDTHINLKDDSRRDNPSDSEPITLQVNSLLIRRRDDGAFSIGADPEAKRSSSTTDGALTPVSEVAFAEAAQTPAGPSNHEQMLMEENDCLKVELSRAKMALAEVQMERDSLLHKINSLKVNTS from the exons ATGGCGGGGCTCATCAAGAAGCAAATCTTGAAGCATCTCTCCAG GTTCGCCAAGAACCTGTCGCCCGACAAGATCAACCTAAGCACGCTGAAGGGCGAAGGTCAGCTCACCAACCTGGAGCTGGACGAGGAGGTGCTCCAGAGCTTGCTAGATCTTCCCACCTGGCTGGCCATCAACCGCGTGTGCTGCAACAAGGCCGCCATCCGC ATCCCCTGGACCAAGTTGAAGACTCACCCCATTTCCCTG ACACTTGATAAAGTGGAAATGGAAATGAGCACTTGCGATGAACCCCGCCCCCCCAACGGCCCCTCCCCTATCGCGACTGCGTCGGGTCAGAG CGAGTACGGCTTTGCCGAGAAGGTGGTGGAGGGCATGTCGCTGTCCATCAACTCCATCGTGATCCGCATCGGCGCCAAGGCCTTCAACGCCTCCTTCGAGCTCTCCCAGCTGCAGGTGTACAGCGTCGACAACAGCTGGAGCCTCAGCGACCTGCGCTCCACACGCATTCAGGACCCTCAGCGGGGGGAG CTGCTGTCCTTCAAGGAGATCAGCTGGCAGATGATCCGCATCGAGGCCGACGCCATCCAGAGCGCCGAGCACGACATGCTGAGCGCGCCCATCCGCCTCATCACCAACCAGTCCAAGATCCGAGTCACGCTCAAGCGACGC ATGAAGGACTGCAATGTTGTGGCCTCCAAGCTGGTTCTGATCCTGGACGACCTGCTGTGGGTGCTGACCGACTCGCAGCTCAAAGCCATGGTGCAGTACGCCAAGTCCCTcagcgaggccatggagaagtCGGCGCAGCAGAGGAAGAGCTTGGCCACCGAGGACCAG GCGTCGTCCGGGCTGCCCTCGGCCCAGCAGGCGCGCCCGGCGCAGACGTTGGCGGCGGCCGACCAGAGCGCCACCATGGCAAAGCTGTTCAGCGACCACGACGTGTGCGAGACGTCGCACCACCTGCAGATCAAGCATCTGGACCTACACATCTGCGACGACATCCACGGCCCGGACAAAG TGATCAAAAAGAGGATGACAGGTGGGGCCATGCAGCTGTCCTTCAGCTCCATCACGCTGGACTACTACCCCTTCCACAAAGCAG GCGACAGCTGCATGCACTGGATGCACTACAGCGAGGCCACCAAAACGCGCGAGGATTGGGCGCGGTGCCTCCTGGATGAGTTCAAGTCCAACGTGGAGATGCTGAAGAGTGCGGTGCGAGGCCAGCAGGGGGCGGCGCCCGCGCACGGCTCACCCG GCAAGATCAACACGTCGTCCACATCGTCCATCAGCGCGCCACCTCAGAGCCCCAAGACGCAGCTCATGTCCAGCTCGGTGGTCCTCAGGATGGCCGACTTCAGCATCTACCAG GTTTCCACGGCGGACCAGCGACGCTCCAGCCCCAAGACCATGATCTCCTGCAACAAGAAGTCCTTGTACCTTCCTCCCGAGATGGCGGCCATCCACGTCGAGTTCACCGAGTATTACTTCCCGGATGGAAAAGACTACCCCA tcCCGTGTCCCAACCTGTACGCCCAGCTGAACGCCCTGCAACTGGTCTTGGACGCTCGCAGCCTGGTGTGGCTCAACCTCTTCGCTTTGGACCTGCGGCAGAGTCTGGAGCAGTTCATGGAAATCTACAAGCTCAATGACTCGCAGAAGCCCGACGAGCACGTGGACGTCAAGGTGGACGGCCTCATGCTGAAG CTGGTGATCCCGGCCGATCGGGACCCCTCGTGCCCGCCCGACCTTCCCCGCTCCGTCTCCGTGCAGACGTCGGAGATGGTGGCCACCAACACCCGCCACCCGGCCAATTGCACCCGCGCCCACCTGGAGGCGCTGCTGCAGGCCTTCCAGGGCGAAGAATTCTTCTCGCCCTCCTACGTCTCCTTCCCCCGCTCGTCCTCCTCCCTGCCGCTCCTTCATCCCGTTTTCCGCTACCACGCCCACGAGCAGGACACCCGCCTGCACGACATCTACCGCGGCCTGGTGGTGCCCAGTATGACGGCCGACGCCCTGAAAATGCCGGCCGCCGCTGACTTCTGGGCGATGCACTTTGCGCAGTTCTGGGTGGACTATGAGGGCAAGGGGCGGCCGCAACCCTTCGTGGACTCCTTCCCCCTCACCGTGTGGGCCTGCCAACCCGCCAAGCTCCTCGCGCACCAGGAGAAACTGCGGGGAATGTCCCGCAGCGCCTCCGCCGACTCCGCCGGGCGAATGCAGAGGAAGCGGCTGCTGAAGGAGTTCTACAGCGCCGACGGCGCGCCCCCGCCGGCCCACAGTCCATCCAACGGACTCCATAAACCGCAATCGTTGGACAGCTTGCCTTCTTCTCCTTTGGCGTCTTCGGGCAAAGATGCGGATGTCCACCTGCTGGTGCAGGTTCACAAGCATCTCAGTGCTCAG GTGAGCCACCAGCAGTATGTGTTCCTGATGCGTCTGCAGCGCAGCATCAAGGCCCTGCAGCAGACTTTGCAGCAGGACCTGGAAGACATGGGGTGTCTGCGCAAGGCTCCACCCCAACGTCCCGCCGACCACCGGCCCTTCACCGCCTGCCTGGGCCTGCTGCTCAAGAGCGCCGAGGTCTCCCTCCTCCTCAAGCCCGTCGCCCAGACCGAAGGCTCGGGAACTCCTCTCGGGTCGGAGCTGTCCCCCTCGGCGAGCGGAGGAACCTTGGAGCCGGCCGGCGACGCGGAGGCGAAAGGGACCTCCACCGCGGACGAAATGCTGTGCGGCGACGTGCCCGAGGCTAAAACATCTCGGGGGCCCGACCCTCTGATCCCCACCACCGTCTCGGCGTCAAATCACCAGTCCCCACACGAGGAGAGGACTTCCTCGGCCAAGAGTGCCGGGAGCCGGAGTTCCGGTGAAGGCGAGGAGATGGTGGCCGAGGTTTTCGCCAGCGAGGACGAAAGCAAGCTTCAGGCAGGTGAGCCGCTTTGCGAGGACAAAGCTGCGGCCGCCAAGATGACCCAGTCCACGTCCAG GAAAGGAAGTTTGTCTGTCGTTTCCGATCTCCTCAGCTCCTCATCTACCAGCAGATCCTCCTCCCTTTATTCCATGTCCAACAT CGGACGCCTGATGCGCGACCGCTCGCAGTCCACTTTCTCGGTGACCTACAAGAACATGAAGAAGAGTCCGTCCCTGCAGTCTCTGGACAACATCTCCATCGACAGCTACCTGCTGGAGGACGGCGACACCAACAGCCTGATGGAAAGAG ATGACATGTCCATCTCAGGATTCAAGGCCGCCGCCGACAGCGGCGCCGAGGTCGCCGCCCCCGCGCCAGTCCCGGAGCAGGAAGGAGGCGTGTCCCCCGACACCGTCAGCGCCGCCTCGCAAAGCATCGATGAACCCTCCAAGGACATT GTGTCGGTGGTGGTGCTGAAGGTGCACTCGGTGTGCGTGGCCATGGAGGCGGTGGGCGAGAGCACGGCCGTGGCTCTGGAGGTGGACAAAGTCACGCCCGTCCAGTTGGGCAACGTCAGCTTGCGGCAGTACCTCAGCAGCCGCAGCCTGG GCCCGGCCAAAGTGCCCACGCCGTCCAAGGGGGCCCCCCACCGCCCGGAGGTGCGGGCCCGGCTGGAGAGCGGGCCTTGCGCCGCCGCCCGCTCGCCGCTGGCCGAGCGCAACGGCTTCCTGGAGTTGCGCCTGAGCGGCTACCGGGCCGGCCTGCTCATGTCCACCTTGCGCAACCTGGCCCACTTCCTGGAGGACGACACGGCGCCGCAGGTGCTGCCCATGGAGATCAGCGTACGGGACACGCACATAAACTTGAAG GACGACAGCCGGCGGGACAACCCGTCCGACTCGGAGCCCATCACGCTGCAGGTGAACAGCCTGCTCATCCGCCGACGTGACGACGGCGCCTTCTCCATCGGAG CGGACCCCGAGGCCAAAAGGTCGTCGTCGACGACGGATGGCGCCCTGACCCCGGTCAGCGAGGTCGCCTTCGCGGAGGCCGCGCAGACCCCCGCTGGCCCGTCAAACCACGAACAA ATGCTGATGGAAGAGAACGATTGCCTGAAAGTGGAGCTGTCCCGGGCCAAAATGGCACTGGCCGAGGTTCAGATGGAGAGGGACTCGCTGCTGCACAAAATCAACAGCCTCAAGGTCAACACCAGCTAG
- the uhrf1bp1l gene encoding UHRF1-binding protein 1-like isoform X3, with product MAGLIKKQILKHLSRFAKNLSPDKINLSTLKGEGQLTNLELDEEVLQSLLDLPTWLAINRVCCNKAAIRIPWTKLKTHPISLTLDKVEMEMSTCDEPRPPNGPSPIATASGQSEYGFAEKVVEGMSLSINSIVIRIGAKAFNASFELSQLQVYSVDNSWSLSDLRSTRIQDPQRGELLSFKEISWQMIRIEADAIQSAEHDMLSAPIRLITNQSKIRVTLKRRMKDCNVVASKLVLILDDLLWVLTDSQLKAMVQYAKSLSEAMEKSAQQRKSLATEDQASSGLPSAQQARPAQTLAAADQSATMAKLFSDHDVCETSHHLQIKHLDLHICDDIHGPDKVIKKRMTGGAMQLSFSSITLDYYPFHKAGDSCMHWMHYSEATKTREDWARCLLDEFKSNVEMLKSAVRGQQGAAPAHGSPGKINTSSTSSISAPPQSPKTQLMSSSVVLRMADFSIYQVSTADQRRSSPKTMISCNKKSLYLPPEMAAIHVEFTEYYFPDGKDYPIPCPNLYAQLNALQLVLDARSLVWLNLFALDLRQSLEQFMEIYKLNDSQKPDEHVDVKVDGLMLKLVIPADRDPSCPPDLPRSVSVQTSEMVATNTRHPANCTRAHLEALLQAFQGEEFFSPSYVSFPRSSSSLPLLHPVFRYHAHEQDTRLHDIYRGLVVPSMTADALKMPAAADFWAMHFAQFWVDYEGKGRPQPFVDSFPLTVWACQPAKLLAHQEKLRGMSRSASADSAGRMQRKRLLKEFYSADGAPPPAHSPSNGLHKPQSLDSLPSSPLASSGKDADVHLLVQVHKHLSAQVSHQQYVFLMRLQRSIKALQQTLQQDLEDMGCLRKAPPQRPADHRPFTACLGLLLKSAEVSLLLKPVAQTEGSGTPLGSELSPSASGGTLEPAGDAEAKGTSTADEMLCGDVPEAKTSRGPDPLIPTTVSASNHQSPHEERTSSAKSAGSRSSGEGEEMVAEVFASEDESKLQAGEPLCEDKAAAAKMTQSTSSGRLMRDRSQSTFSVTYKNMKKSPSLQSLDNISIDSYLLEDGDTNSLMERDDMSISGFKAAADSGAEVAAPAPVPEQEGGVSPDTVSAASQSIDEPSKDIVSVVVLKVHSVCVAMEAVGESTAVALEVDKVTPVQLGNVSLRQYLSSRSLGMVCSMPAQSSQGPAKVPTPSKGAPHRPEVRARLESGPCAAARSPLAERNGFLELRLSGYRAGLLMSTLRNLAHFLEDDTAPQVLPMEISVRDTHINLKDDSRRDNPSDSEPITLQVNSLLIRRRDDGAFSIGADPEAKRSSSTTDGALTPVSEVAFAEAAQTPAGPSNHEQMLMEENDCLKVELSRAKMALAEVQMERDSLLHKINSLKVNTS from the exons ATGGCGGGGCTCATCAAGAAGCAAATCTTGAAGCATCTCTCCAG GTTCGCCAAGAACCTGTCGCCCGACAAGATCAACCTAAGCACGCTGAAGGGCGAAGGTCAGCTCACCAACCTGGAGCTGGACGAGGAGGTGCTCCAGAGCTTGCTAGATCTTCCCACCTGGCTGGCCATCAACCGCGTGTGCTGCAACAAGGCCGCCATCCGC ATCCCCTGGACCAAGTTGAAGACTCACCCCATTTCCCTG ACACTTGATAAAGTGGAAATGGAAATGAGCACTTGCGATGAACCCCGCCCCCCCAACGGCCCCTCCCCTATCGCGACTGCGTCGGGTCAGAG CGAGTACGGCTTTGCCGAGAAGGTGGTGGAGGGCATGTCGCTGTCCATCAACTCCATCGTGATCCGCATCGGCGCCAAGGCCTTCAACGCCTCCTTCGAGCTCTCCCAGCTGCAGGTGTACAGCGTCGACAACAGCTGGAGCCTCAGCGACCTGCGCTCCACACGCATTCAGGACCCTCAGCGGGGGGAG CTGCTGTCCTTCAAGGAGATCAGCTGGCAGATGATCCGCATCGAGGCCGACGCCATCCAGAGCGCCGAGCACGACATGCTGAGCGCGCCCATCCGCCTCATCACCAACCAGTCCAAGATCCGAGTCACGCTCAAGCGACGC ATGAAGGACTGCAATGTTGTGGCCTCCAAGCTGGTTCTGATCCTGGACGACCTGCTGTGGGTGCTGACCGACTCGCAGCTCAAAGCCATGGTGCAGTACGCCAAGTCCCTcagcgaggccatggagaagtCGGCGCAGCAGAGGAAGAGCTTGGCCACCGAGGACCAG GCGTCGTCCGGGCTGCCCTCGGCCCAGCAGGCGCGCCCGGCGCAGACGTTGGCGGCGGCCGACCAGAGCGCCACCATGGCAAAGCTGTTCAGCGACCACGACGTGTGCGAGACGTCGCACCACCTGCAGATCAAGCATCTGGACCTACACATCTGCGACGACATCCACGGCCCGGACAAAG TGATCAAAAAGAGGATGACAGGTGGGGCCATGCAGCTGTCCTTCAGCTCCATCACGCTGGACTACTACCCCTTCCACAAAGCAG GCGACAGCTGCATGCACTGGATGCACTACAGCGAGGCCACCAAAACGCGCGAGGATTGGGCGCGGTGCCTCCTGGATGAGTTCAAGTCCAACGTGGAGATGCTGAAGAGTGCGGTGCGAGGCCAGCAGGGGGCGGCGCCCGCGCACGGCTCACCCG GCAAGATCAACACGTCGTCCACATCGTCCATCAGCGCGCCACCTCAGAGCCCCAAGACGCAGCTCATGTCCAGCTCGGTGGTCCTCAGGATGGCCGACTTCAGCATCTACCAG GTTTCCACGGCGGACCAGCGACGCTCCAGCCCCAAGACCATGATCTCCTGCAACAAGAAGTCCTTGTACCTTCCTCCCGAGATGGCGGCCATCCACGTCGAGTTCACCGAGTATTACTTCCCGGATGGAAAAGACTACCCCA tcCCGTGTCCCAACCTGTACGCCCAGCTGAACGCCCTGCAACTGGTCTTGGACGCTCGCAGCCTGGTGTGGCTCAACCTCTTCGCTTTGGACCTGCGGCAGAGTCTGGAGCAGTTCATGGAAATCTACAAGCTCAATGACTCGCAGAAGCCCGACGAGCACGTGGACGTCAAGGTGGACGGCCTCATGCTGAAG CTGGTGATCCCGGCCGATCGGGACCCCTCGTGCCCGCCCGACCTTCCCCGCTCCGTCTCCGTGCAGACGTCGGAGATGGTGGCCACCAACACCCGCCACCCGGCCAATTGCACCCGCGCCCACCTGGAGGCGCTGCTGCAGGCCTTCCAGGGCGAAGAATTCTTCTCGCCCTCCTACGTCTCCTTCCCCCGCTCGTCCTCCTCCCTGCCGCTCCTTCATCCCGTTTTCCGCTACCACGCCCACGAGCAGGACACCCGCCTGCACGACATCTACCGCGGCCTGGTGGTGCCCAGTATGACGGCCGACGCCCTGAAAATGCCGGCCGCCGCTGACTTCTGGGCGATGCACTTTGCGCAGTTCTGGGTGGACTATGAGGGCAAGGGGCGGCCGCAACCCTTCGTGGACTCCTTCCCCCTCACCGTGTGGGCCTGCCAACCCGCCAAGCTCCTCGCGCACCAGGAGAAACTGCGGGGAATGTCCCGCAGCGCCTCCGCCGACTCCGCCGGGCGAATGCAGAGGAAGCGGCTGCTGAAGGAGTTCTACAGCGCCGACGGCGCGCCCCCGCCGGCCCACAGTCCATCCAACGGACTCCATAAACCGCAATCGTTGGACAGCTTGCCTTCTTCTCCTTTGGCGTCTTCGGGCAAAGATGCGGATGTCCACCTGCTGGTGCAGGTTCACAAGCATCTCAGTGCTCAG GTGAGCCACCAGCAGTATGTGTTCCTGATGCGTCTGCAGCGCAGCATCAAGGCCCTGCAGCAGACTTTGCAGCAGGACCTGGAAGACATGGGGTGTCTGCGCAAGGCTCCACCCCAACGTCCCGCCGACCACCGGCCCTTCACCGCCTGCCTGGGCCTGCTGCTCAAGAGCGCCGAGGTCTCCCTCCTCCTCAAGCCCGTCGCCCAGACCGAAGGCTCGGGAACTCCTCTCGGGTCGGAGCTGTCCCCCTCGGCGAGCGGAGGAACCTTGGAGCCGGCCGGCGACGCGGAGGCGAAAGGGACCTCCACCGCGGACGAAATGCTGTGCGGCGACGTGCCCGAGGCTAAAACATCTCGGGGGCCCGACCCTCTGATCCCCACCACCGTCTCGGCGTCAAATCACCAGTCCCCACACGAGGAGAGGACTTCCTCGGCCAAGAGTGCCGGGAGCCGGAGTTCCGGTGAAGGCGAGGAGATGGTGGCCGAGGTTTTCGCCAGCGAGGACGAAAGCAAGCTTCAGGCAGGTGAGCCGCTTTGCGAGGACAAAGCTGCGGCCGCCAAGATGACCCAGTCCACGTCCAG CGGACGCCTGATGCGCGACCGCTCGCAGTCCACTTTCTCGGTGACCTACAAGAACATGAAGAAGAGTCCGTCCCTGCAGTCTCTGGACAACATCTCCATCGACAGCTACCTGCTGGAGGACGGCGACACCAACAGCCTGATGGAAAGAG ATGACATGTCCATCTCAGGATTCAAGGCCGCCGCCGACAGCGGCGCCGAGGTCGCCGCCCCCGCGCCAGTCCCGGAGCAGGAAGGAGGCGTGTCCCCCGACACCGTCAGCGCCGCCTCGCAAAGCATCGATGAACCCTCCAAGGACATT GTGTCGGTGGTGGTGCTGAAGGTGCACTCGGTGTGCGTGGCCATGGAGGCGGTGGGCGAGAGCACGGCCGTGGCTCTGGAGGTGGACAAAGTCACGCCCGTCCAGTTGGGCAACGTCAGCTTGCGGCAGTACCTCAGCAGCCGCAGCCTGG GTATGGTGTGTTCAATGCCGGCTCAGAGCAGCCAAG GCCCGGCCAAAGTGCCCACGCCGTCCAAGGGGGCCCCCCACCGCCCGGAGGTGCGGGCCCGGCTGGAGAGCGGGCCTTGCGCCGCCGCCCGCTCGCCGCTGGCCGAGCGCAACGGCTTCCTGGAGTTGCGCCTGAGCGGCTACCGGGCCGGCCTGCTCATGTCCACCTTGCGCAACCTGGCCCACTTCCTGGAGGACGACACGGCGCCGCAGGTGCTGCCCATGGAGATCAGCGTACGGGACACGCACATAAACTTGAAG GACGACAGCCGGCGGGACAACCCGTCCGACTCGGAGCCCATCACGCTGCAGGTGAACAGCCTGCTCATCCGCCGACGTGACGACGGCGCCTTCTCCATCGGAG CGGACCCCGAGGCCAAAAGGTCGTCGTCGACGACGGATGGCGCCCTGACCCCGGTCAGCGAGGTCGCCTTCGCGGAGGCCGCGCAGACCCCCGCTGGCCCGTCAAACCACGAACAA ATGCTGATGGAAGAGAACGATTGCCTGAAAGTGGAGCTGTCCCGGGCCAAAATGGCACTGGCCGAGGTTCAGATGGAGAGGGACTCGCTGCTGCACAAAATCAACAGCCTCAAGGTCAACACCAGCTAG